In the Bacillus shivajii genome, one interval contains:
- a CDS encoding PAS domain-containing sensor histidine kinase, giving the protein MFQTLRSKLLVFFLIITFIPMTVVGMMSYHTQKNDLTENVELSLSLHSTSLSAGIKSFIQERLNDVRYKARNPVLRDEERSNLEIREQFHQFLDIHQIYSGGIFVDPDGLIVADSDLDLLGIDVTKRPWFSKVLEGQVYMSDIYHSEYLFQELFVVAAPVYNYEEEIIGIIAPTFDIDALYKTIREYNEQQRVVDSEGYAFLVNAKGEILSHPDQERVFNINYFDEYGLQKQTINEVATNQDILTVEADNEVHAFSKIERVPGFQQEWYIGVAVNKDELYEPLSRLLMQYLLVFGLALVITTIAVIRLSNYLVRPIQQLVESTNNFALGKQLPKNEVHSYEEVNQLNRTFHHMVQKLSEREKSHKKSTLIIETTDNGVFAIDRKTKKVTMFNRTCEEIFSLCRGNVIENPLQVATEQSDQFKQFMKQLNLIDELDGDKFKKAFEIEFTSEDERRSFFVSVTTLPNLENPMIHDEMLVVFSDLTEKRIMERELLRSEKLKVAGEMSAGLAHEIKNPLTTIRGMVQLMDKQAEDKDNKYNQIIITEIDRVNSIINDLLNIANPSPSVERKETNIETLLDDLLTLYVTQLKHRRIDVEKVFSGKVPIGLYDENKLKQVFINLIQNAIDAMDDDGKLTIKTNYVRQSQQVVISIQDTGAGMDEKTLDKLGTPFYTTKESGTGLGLTVSYRIINEMNGSISVSSQQGQGTTFTVRLPLLRK; this is encoded by the coding sequence ATGTTTCAGACATTAAGGTCGAAGTTGCTCGTCTTTTTTCTTATCATTACATTTATACCAATGACTGTAGTAGGAATGATGAGTTATCATACACAGAAAAATGATTTGACAGAGAATGTGGAGCTATCTTTATCTCTGCATAGTACAAGCTTATCAGCAGGAATAAAGAGCTTTATTCAAGAACGTTTGAACGATGTTCGTTATAAAGCGAGAAATCCAGTATTAAGAGATGAGGAACGATCGAATCTAGAAATTCGTGAGCAGTTTCATCAATTTCTGGATATTCATCAAATTTACTCAGGTGGTATTTTTGTTGACCCTGATGGTCTTATCGTTGCTGATTCCGATTTAGACTTACTTGGTATTGATGTGACAAAGCGTCCGTGGTTTTCAAAAGTATTAGAAGGGCAAGTATATATGTCAGATATTTATCATTCAGAATACCTTTTTCAAGAACTGTTTGTTGTTGCCGCACCTGTATATAACTATGAAGAAGAAATTATTGGAATCATAGCGCCGACTTTCGATATTGATGCCTTGTATAAGACGATAAGAGAATATAATGAACAACAGCGGGTTGTCGATTCTGAAGGTTATGCATTTTTAGTCAACGCGAAAGGAGAAATTTTATCACATCCAGATCAAGAAAGAGTATTTAATATTAACTATTTTGATGAATATGGACTTCAAAAACAAACCATCAATGAAGTAGCAACAAACCAAGACATACTAACGGTCGAAGCTGATAACGAAGTGCATGCGTTTTCGAAAATAGAAAGGGTACCGGGTTTCCAACAAGAGTGGTATATAGGAGTTGCTGTAAATAAAGATGAGCTATATGAGCCTCTATCAAGGCTGTTAATGCAATATCTATTAGTCTTTGGTTTAGCCCTTGTTATTACGACAATTGCTGTCATTCGGTTATCTAACTATCTAGTGCGTCCAATTCAGCAACTTGTTGAATCAACGAATAACTTTGCACTTGGTAAACAGTTGCCAAAGAACGAGGTTCATTCATATGAAGAAGTTAACCAATTGAATCGTACATTTCATCATATGGTACAAAAGCTTAGCGAACGAGAGAAGAGCCATAAAAAATCAACATTAATCATTGAAACGACCGATAATGGTGTTTTCGCAATTGATCGGAAAACGAAGAAAGTAACGATGTTTAACCGAACGTGTGAGGAAATATTTTCCTTATGCAGGGGGAATGTAATAGAGAATCCATTGCAGGTTGCAACTGAACAATCTGATCAATTTAAACAATTTATGAAGCAACTAAATTTAATTGATGAGCTTGATGGAGATAAATTTAAGAAGGCCTTTGAAATTGAGTTTACAAGTGAAGATGAGCGGAGATCCTTTTTTGTAAGTGTGACTACTTTACCAAATTTAGAAAATCCAATGATTCATGATGAAATGCTTGTTGTTTTCTCCGACTTAACAGAGAAGCGAATCATGGAAAGGGAACTGCTCCGTTCTGAAAAATTAAAAGTCGCAGGTGAAATGTCAGCTGGACTCGCTCATGAAATCAAAAATCCATTAACGACAATTAGAGGTATGGTTCAATTAATGGATAAACAGGCAGAGGATAAAGACAATAAATATAATCAAATAATCATTACTGAAATTGACCGTGTTAATTCAATTATTAACGACCTCTTAAATATAGCAAACCCGTCACCTTCAGTAGAACGGAAGGAGACAAACATTGAAACGTTGCTCGATGACTTATTAACTCTTTATGTAACCCAACTAAAGCATCGAAGGATTGACGTTGAAAAGGTTTTCTCAGGTAAAGTGCCGATTGGGTTATACGATGAGAACAAATTAAAACAAGTCTTTATTAATTTAATCCAAAATGCCATTGATGCAATGGACGATGATGGCAAACTAACAATTAAAACGAATTATGTTCGCCAATCGCAACAAGTGGTCATTTCTATCCAAGACACAGGGGCCGGAATGGACGAAAAAACGTTAGACAAATTGGGGACACCATTTTATACGACGAAAGAAAGTGGAACAGGCCTTGGCCTTACAGTTAGCTATAGAATAATAAATGAAATGAATGGATCAATTTCTGTATCATCACAACAAGGACAAGGTACGACATTTACAGTTCGGTTACCTTTACTAAGAAAGTAA
- a CDS encoding NAD(P)-dependent oxidoreductase codes for MNKEKVIGFIGTGVMGKSMASHLLKGGYTVNVYNRTKSKTDELVKEGAVWCRTVKELATNSDIIITIVGYPKDVEAVYLSEDGIINHAKQGTHLIDMTTSTPTLAKQIDKTAKEKGMFAFDAPVSGGDIGAKEAKLAIMVGGDEEAFQHILPILTLMGTNIQHQGEAGAGQYTKMANQIAIASNMMGVSEAMVYAKEAGLDQEKVLKSIETGAAGSFSLSKLAPRMIKGDFEPGFYIKHFIKDMKIAIDSADEMGIQTPGLKLAKQLYEELVEKGEENAGTQALYKYYMK; via the coding sequence ATGAACAAAGAAAAGGTCATAGGATTTATCGGTACGGGTGTGATGGGAAAAAGTATGGCAAGTCACCTTCTAAAAGGGGGATATACAGTAAATGTATATAATCGTACAAAATCAAAAACAGATGAACTTGTTAAAGAAGGAGCTGTATGGTGCAGGACGGTGAAGGAACTTGCTACAAACTCTGATATCATTATCACGATTGTTGGTTATCCAAAGGACGTTGAAGCCGTTTATTTAAGTGAAGATGGTATTATTAATCATGCAAAACAAGGAACTCACCTTATCGATATGACAACGTCCACACCAACGCTTGCTAAACAGATAGACAAAACAGCGAAAGAAAAAGGAATGTTTGCCTTTGATGCCCCGGTATCGGGCGGTGATATAGGAGCAAAAGAGGCAAAGCTGGCTATTATGGTGGGCGGGGATGAAGAGGCATTTCAACATATTCTTCCGATCCTTACACTCATGGGAACAAATATCCAACATCAAGGCGAAGCTGGAGCTGGACAATACACGAAGATGGCTAATCAAATTGCGATAGCTAGTAATATGATGGGTGTTAGTGAAGCAATGGTTTACGCTAAAGAAGCAGGTCTTGACCAAGAAAAAGTACTTAAAAGCATTGAAACAGGTGCAGCAGGTAGCTTTTCATTAAGTAAATTAGCACCGAGGATGATTAAAGGAGACTTTGAACCTGGCTTTTATATTAAGCACTTTATTAAAGATATGAAGATTGCGATTGATTCCGCAGATGAGATGGGTATACAAACCCCTGGGTTAAAACTAGCGAAGCAGTTATATGAAGAGCTAGTAGAAAAAGGGGAAGAAAATGCAGGAACACAAGCTCTTTATAAATATTATATGAAATAA
- a CDS encoding aldo/keto reductase, producing MTKHIHSTVTLNNGVEMPWLGLGVYKADGGNEVEEAVKEALKIGYRSIDTAAFYYNEQGVGEAIRQSGVPREEIFVTTKVWNDDQGYEETLKAFEESRQKLGLDVIDLYLVHWPVKGKYKETWRAMEKLYKEGKVRAIGVSNFNIHHLEDLLRDANVVPVVNQVEYHPLLTQEELHDYCKKHNIQLEAWSPLTRGRMFGAPVLVELGNKYGKSEAQIILRWDLQNEVVTIPKSVTPARIKENANIFDFALSDEDIEKLNACNENKRFGPDPDEFV from the coding sequence ATGACAAAACATATTCATTCGACTGTAACGTTAAATAATGGGGTTGAGATGCCTTGGTTAGGTCTTGGTGTTTACAAAGCCGATGGTGGAAACGAAGTAGAGGAAGCTGTAAAAGAAGCTTTAAAGATAGGCTATCGAAGCATTGATACAGCAGCGTTTTATTATAATGAACAAGGTGTAGGAGAAGCGATTCGCCAATCCGGAGTTCCTCGAGAAGAGATATTTGTTACGACAAAAGTATGGAATGACGATCAAGGGTATGAAGAAACATTAAAAGCATTTGAAGAAAGTCGTCAAAAGCTCGGGCTAGATGTGATTGACCTATACTTAGTTCACTGGCCTGTCAAAGGAAAGTATAAAGAGACTTGGAGAGCAATGGAAAAGCTCTACAAAGAAGGGAAAGTTCGAGCAATTGGTGTTAGTAATTTTAACATTCATCATTTAGAAGACTTGTTAAGAGATGCAAACGTCGTCCCAGTAGTTAACCAAGTTGAATATCATCCACTACTAACTCAAGAAGAACTTCATGACTACTGTAAAAAGCATAATATCCAACTAGAGGCGTGGAGTCCGCTTACACGAGGTAGAATGTTTGGTGCCCCAGTTTTAGTTGAGCTCGGTAACAAATATGGCAAATCAGAAGCACAAATCATTTTACGTTGGGATTTACAAAATGAAGTTGTGACCATTCCAAAGTCGGTAACACCTGCTAGAATTAAGGAGAATGCTAATATCTTTGATTTTGCATTAAGTGATGAAGATATAGAAAAATTGAATGCATGCAATGAAAATAAACGGTTTGGACCAGATCCAGACGAATTTGTCTAA
- a CDS encoding uracil-DNA glycosylase translates to MSVLTNDWAEQLEEEFNKPYYQKLREFLKTEYEKKTIYPGMNDIFHALLTTSYENTKAVILGQDPYHGANQAHGLSFSVKPGVKTPPSLKNIYKELQQDLGCPIPSHGYLQKWAEEGVLLLNTVLTVQEGEPNSHKGKGWELFTDQVIRSLNEREKPVVFILWGKHAQQKEKLITNDRHYIIKSPHPSPFSANRGFFGSRPFSTTNVFLREIGSKEIDWSLPTEITTNQAAEECSE, encoded by the coding sequence TTGTCAGTATTAACAAACGATTGGGCAGAACAACTTGAAGAGGAATTTAATAAACCTTACTACCAAAAGCTGCGTGAGTTTTTGAAGACTGAATACGAAAAAAAGACGATTTATCCAGGCATGAACGATATTTTTCACGCATTACTTACGACATCCTACGAAAATACGAAAGCGGTCATTTTAGGCCAGGATCCTTATCACGGAGCAAACCAAGCACACGGCTTAAGTTTCTCGGTAAAGCCAGGTGTCAAAACGCCACCATCACTAAAGAATATTTATAAAGAATTGCAACAAGATTTAGGGTGTCCGATTCCAAGCCATGGTTATTTACAAAAATGGGCGGAAGAAGGTGTACTCCTTCTTAATACAGTCCTTACAGTTCAAGAAGGTGAACCTAACTCCCATAAAGGAAAAGGCTGGGAATTATTTACTGATCAAGTGATTCGGTCATTAAATGAACGGGAAAAACCAGTCGTTTTTATCCTCTGGGGAAAACACGCTCAACAAAAAGAGAAGTTGATTACGAACGACCGACATTACATAATCAAGTCCCCACACCCGAGCCCATTTTCAGCAAATCGAGGTTTTTTTGGAAGTAGACCATTTTCAACAACGAATGTATTTTTACGAGAGATCGGTTCAAAAGAAATCGATTGGTCATTACCGACCGAAATTACAACAAATCAAGCAGCAGAGGAGTGTAGCGAATGA
- a CDS encoding DNA alkylation repair protein → MYVKKLKERLEPHANKENARPMEKYMKNHFPFLGIKSPELKQHLKAFFHETGILKEKEIKIEVIEELWNLPEREYQYAALNILYRKRKLLHDNHVPLLQTLVTTKSWWDTVDTIASNIIGSLFLKESELNDMYVPLWSSHENLWLRRTAILYQLKYKEQTDAKRLFQVIQLNSHSDEFFIQKAIGWALREYSKTAPETVESFIEKEQLSKLSVREGLKHIKRENIKSCK, encoded by the coding sequence ATGTATGTAAAAAAGCTCAAGGAAAGATTAGAACCACATGCTAATAAAGAAAATGCACGACCTATGGAAAAATATATGAAAAATCACTTTCCGTTTTTAGGGATTAAATCTCCTGAATTAAAGCAGCATTTGAAAGCATTCTTTCATGAAACGGGTATTTTAAAAGAAAAGGAAATCAAGATAGAAGTCATTGAAGAATTATGGAACCTACCGGAAAGAGAGTATCAATATGCGGCACTAAATATCCTTTATCGAAAGAGAAAGCTATTACATGACAATCATGTTCCACTTCTTCAGACACTCGTCACGACAAAATCTTGGTGGGATACAGTCGATACGATTGCCTCAAATATTATTGGATCGTTATTTCTTAAAGAAAGTGAACTCAATGACATGTATGTTCCATTATGGTCAAGTCACGAAAACTTGTGGCTTAGACGAACGGCCATTTTGTATCAATTAAAATATAAAGAACAAACAGATGCGAAACGACTCTTTCAAGTTATTCAGTTAAATAGTCATTCTGACGAGTTTTTTATCCAAAAAGCAATTGGCTGGGCATTGCGGGAGTATTCAAAAACCGCCCCTGAAACCGTCGAATCTTTTATTGAAAAAGAACAGTTATCAAAATTAAGTGTACGTGAGGGATTGAAGCATATAAAACGTGAGAATATAAAAAGTTGCAAGTAA
- a CDS encoding glycoside hydrolase family 32 protein: MTEKERELQRKAMEEIKKHEDTVKSDPFRLTYHLMPPVGLLNDPNGWIKWNGTYHMFFQWNPFKTAHGAKFWGHYTSTDLVHWKEEPIALAPSEWYEKNGCYSGSAVDHEGTLKLIYTGNVKGEQGERESYQCIATSTDGVTFTKEGPVIDTLPEGYTAHFRDPKVWHDGNEWLLVIGAQTEDEKGLVLLYRSQDMKTWEFAGPVAGAGIGSIDEFGYMWECPDLFHLEGKDVLVVSPQGLEPEGMKYHNTYQAGYLIGELDSKTPIFHHGLFEELDRGFEFYAPQTTEDDQGRRILVGWMGVPDQDEHLHPTRENEWIHSLTLPRELHIRADRVIQKPVEELKALRKNEVSHRNVVVNKDETAYEGVFGKSLELQLSNFENLEGTFEVSLRGSARMVYDTEAQVFTFERISFATRLVEKRQCHLESLNSVRTYVDSSSVEIFINDGQEVFTSRFFPSPENEEITFRASTDTTVTIQKWDMKQVTE; encoded by the coding sequence ATGACTGAAAAAGAGAGAGAGTTACAAAGGAAGGCAATGGAAGAAATCAAAAAGCATGAAGATACGGTAAAGAGTGATCCTTTTCGTTTGACGTATCATTTAATGCCGCCTGTTGGACTTCTAAATGATCCCAATGGTTGGATAAAATGGAATGGCACATACCATATGTTTTTCCAATGGAACCCGTTTAAAACCGCTCACGGGGCGAAATTTTGGGGGCACTATACGTCAACCGACCTCGTTCATTGGAAAGAAGAGCCCATCGCTCTTGCACCGAGTGAATGGTATGAAAAAAATGGTTGCTATTCAGGAAGTGCCGTAGATCATGAAGGTACACTTAAACTGATTTATACTGGGAATGTAAAAGGTGAGCAAGGTGAACGCGAATCATACCAATGTATTGCTACGTCAACAGACGGTGTCACCTTTACAAAAGAAGGCCCTGTTATTGATACGTTACCTGAAGGGTATACTGCTCATTTCCGCGATCCAAAAGTATGGCATGACGGAAATGAATGGCTTCTAGTTATCGGTGCTCAAACAGAAGACGAAAAAGGACTTGTATTGTTGTACCGTTCTCAAGATATGAAAACGTGGGAATTTGCGGGACCAGTAGCTGGAGCTGGTATTGGCTCGATTGATGAATTTGGCTACATGTGGGAATGCCCTGACCTTTTTCATTTAGAAGGAAAAGACGTCTTAGTCGTGTCACCGCAAGGACTCGAACCTGAAGGGATGAAGTATCATAATACGTATCAAGCTGGTTATTTAATCGGTGAGTTAGACAGTAAGACACCAATCTTCCATCATGGATTATTTGAAGAACTGGATCGAGGGTTTGAATTTTATGCTCCACAAACGACAGAAGATGATCAAGGGCGAAGAATTCTTGTAGGCTGGATGGGAGTGCCCGATCAAGATGAACATTTGCACCCGACAAGAGAAAATGAATGGATTCATAGTTTGACACTCCCACGTGAACTGCATATTCGCGCGGATCGAGTGATTCAAAAGCCCGTTGAAGAACTAAAGGCATTACGAAAAAATGAAGTCTCTCATCGAAACGTTGTCGTCAATAAAGATGAAACGGCATATGAAGGTGTTTTCGGCAAATCACTGGAATTACAATTGTCAAATTTCGAGAATCTTGAAGGGACGTTTGAAGTGTCTCTAAGAGGTAGTGCTAGAATGGTTTATGACACCGAAGCACAAGTGTTTACGTTTGAGCGAATTAGTTTTGCGACGAGGCTTGTGGAAAAAAGACAGTGTCATTTAGAATCATTAAATTCGGTACGCACCTATGTCGATTCTTCCTCAGTAGAAATTTTTATTAATGATGGACAAGAGGTATTTACATCACGCTTTTTCCCTTCACCTGAAAATGAAGAAATAACATTTAGAGCTTCAACAGATACAACAGTTACAATTCAGAAATGGGATATGAAACAAGTTACAGAATAA
- a CDS encoding aminoimidazole riboside kinase encodes MQKGVISLGEALIDFIPLDNQNETFQKSPGGAPANVAVGLARLGAKSSFLGKVGDDVLGTFLKETLQSYGVNTDHMHFTKDVRTGVVFVTLGEGGERSFEFYIDPSADRFLGEAEITEDLFTDHQLLHFGSISLISEPSKSATKKAVQLAKENGLLVSYDPNLRLGLWENEDVARENIVSMLNKADILKISEEELEFITGEKNIEAGVEKLKDNHISIILVTLGAEGSYVFLHGKESVHVPPMKVDAVDTTGAGDAFVSGMLYQLHLLDKPLSELSSDEAAQLARFASVSGGLAASTKGAMTALPTLEEVERILRNR; translated from the coding sequence TTGCAAAAAGGAGTTATTAGTTTAGGTGAAGCTTTAATCGATTTTATTCCTCTTGATAATCAAAATGAGACATTTCAAAAGAGTCCAGGAGGTGCCCCTGCAAATGTTGCTGTTGGACTAGCAAGATTAGGAGCAAAAAGCAGCTTTTTAGGAAAAGTCGGTGACGATGTTTTAGGAACGTTTTTAAAGGAAACGTTGCAAAGCTATGGGGTAAATACAGATCATATGCACTTTACGAAAGACGTGCGAACAGGTGTCGTTTTCGTCACATTAGGTGAAGGTGGAGAAAGAAGCTTCGAATTTTATATTGATCCGAGTGCCGATCGCTTTTTGGGTGAAGCAGAAATAACTGAGGATTTATTTACAGATCATCAGTTATTACATTTCGGTTCGATTAGTTTAATTAGTGAGCCATCGAAGTCTGCGACGAAAAAAGCTGTCCAATTAGCAAAAGAAAATGGACTGCTCGTTTCATATGACCCTAATTTAAGGCTAGGCTTATGGGAAAATGAAGACGTAGCACGTGAAAACATCGTTTCTATGTTAAATAAAGCGGATATATTAAAAATATCAGAAGAAGAATTAGAGTTTATAACTGGTGAGAAGAATATAGAAGCCGGTGTTGAAAAGTTAAAGGATAATCATATTTCAATAATTCTTGTCACATTAGGTGCAGAAGGAAGTTATGTATTTTTACATGGCAAAGAATCTGTACATGTACCACCGATGAAGGTTGATGCGGTTGATACAACAGGAGCAGGGGATGCTTTTGTATCCGGTATGTTATATCAATTACATTTATTAGACAAGCCTCTATCTGAACTATCAAGTGATGAAGCTGCTCAACTCGCTCGTTTTGCATCGGTATCAGGTGGATTAGCTGCATCTACAAAAGGAGCAATGACTGCTCTTCCGACTTTAGAGGAAGTAGAACGAATTCTTCGTAATAGATAA
- a CDS encoding ATP-grasp domain-containing protein: MAKVYVIHENEEWCAPLFSALENEGVPYENWHLHEGIVPLDDIPPHGVFYNRMSASSHSRGHRYAPELTHAMLTWLEAHGRKVLNGRNALGLELSKVAQYEALKKHDITIPKTTAVVGTDQLLQAAESFPKPFITKHNRAGKGLGVHQFQSVEALQQFVETGQLVPSVDGVMLLQEYIYSPEQTITRCEFVGGKFMYAVRVDTSEGFELCPAEACEIGDQFCPTDGTSPETMRPKFEILKDFNSPLIQKYEQFLQAEGIYFAGIEHITDANGNTYTYDVNTNTNYNPQAEQEAGIYGMQEVARKLKKELSRI; the protein is encoded by the coding sequence ATGGCTAAAGTTTACGTAATTCACGAAAATGAAGAATGGTGTGCTCCATTATTTTCAGCGTTAGAAAATGAAGGGGTGCCTTATGAAAACTGGCATTTGCATGAAGGTATCGTTCCCTTAGATGATATTCCACCACATGGTGTTTTTTATAATCGAATGAGTGCTTCCTCTCACTCGAGAGGCCACCGTTATGCTCCCGAGCTTACACATGCGATGTTAACATGGCTTGAGGCACACGGCAGAAAAGTTTTAAATGGTCGAAATGCATTAGGGCTTGAACTGAGTAAAGTTGCACAATATGAGGCATTAAAAAAGCATGACATCACTATTCCTAAAACAACTGCTGTCGTTGGAACAGACCAGTTACTTCAAGCAGCCGAGTCGTTTCCAAAGCCGTTTATTACGAAACATAATCGCGCGGGTAAAGGATTAGGGGTTCACCAATTCCAATCAGTCGAAGCACTACAACAATTTGTTGAGACTGGACAATTAGTGCCATCTGTGGACGGTGTGATGCTTTTACAAGAATACATTTATTCTCCAGAACAAACCATTACACGCTGTGAATTTGTTGGAGGGAAATTCATGTATGCTGTAAGAGTTGATACGTCAGAAGGATTCGAACTTTGCCCTGCGGAAGCATGTGAAATTGGCGATCAGTTTTGCCCAACTGATGGCACATCTCCAGAGACTATGCGGCCAAAATTTGAAATTCTAAAAGACTTTAACTCCCCATTAATTCAAAAATACGAACAGTTTTTGCAAGCTGAAGGCATTTATTTTGCCGGAATCGAGCATATTACTGACGCAAACGGAAACACGTATACGTATGACGTGAACACAAATACGAATTACAACCCCCAAGCTGAACAAGAGGCTGGGATTTATGGGATGCAAGAAGTTGCTCGTAAGTTAAAGAAGGAGTTGTCTCGCATTTGA
- a CDS encoding YojF family protein: protein MKPIDPQQAQEKLTALAGRKLYIHLETTNGAYASHRDQSFFSAGAFIRNVQLSFIQGKIKGDGPYRIGLETENGWLYAEGLTDIEVDKEGRLLFAGHDADGKLAIALELSEIPFKK, encoded by the coding sequence ATGAAACCAATTGATCCGCAACAAGCTCAAGAAAAACTTACAGCTTTAGCAGGGAGAAAATTATATATTCATTTAGAAACAACAAACGGGGCATACGCCTCCCATCGTGACCAGTCCTTTTTTTCAGCTGGTGCATTTATCCGAAACGTTCAGCTGTCATTTATACAAGGAAAGATTAAAGGAGATGGCCCTTACCGTATTGGTCTTGAAACAGAGAACGGCTGGCTTTATGCTGAAGGATTGACAGACATAGAAGTCGATAAAGAAGGACGGTTACTTTTTGCTGGCCATGATGCCGACGGCAAATTAGCGATTGCCCTCGAACTTAGTGAAATCCCTTTTAAGAAATAG
- the bshB2 gene encoding bacillithiol biosynthesis deacetylase BshB2, producing MERHVLVVFPHPDDEAFGVAGTILSHTTKGTPVTYACLTLGEMGRNMGRPLIANRETLPEIRKSELQNACRLLGIDDLRMFGLRDKTVEFMDQEVLIQRFSDLIHETNPSLIITFYPGYAVHPDHDATGAAVIQAVQRLPKQERPTVHTIAFSEGCEDVIGPPDIINEIAQHAEQKLKVIAAHESQTAGVIEGMKQRFSDKEETVMDRLTTERFWTYPLDN from the coding sequence ATGGAGCGACATGTGCTCGTCGTTTTCCCCCATCCAGATGATGAAGCTTTCGGAGTTGCTGGAACGATTTTATCACATACAACAAAAGGAACTCCTGTAACATATGCCTGTTTAACGCTCGGTGAGATGGGAAGAAATATGGGCCGACCGCTTATTGCAAACCGAGAAACGTTACCTGAGATCCGTAAATCTGAACTACAAAATGCTTGCCGTTTACTCGGCATTGATGATTTAAGAATGTTTGGCTTACGTGATAAAACAGTTGAGTTTATGGACCAAGAAGTCTTAATCCAACGCTTTTCAGATTTAATTCATGAGACAAATCCATCATTAATCATTACGTTTTATCCAGGTTATGCCGTACACCCTGATCATGATGCTACTGGAGCAGCTGTGATTCAAGCCGTCCAGCGTCTACCAAAACAAGAGCGCCCAACCGTTCATACCATTGCATTCTCAGAAGGATGCGAAGATGTGATCGGACCTCCAGATATTATCAACGAAATCGCTCAGCATGCAGAACAAAAATTAAAAGTCATTGCAGCTCATGAATCACAAACAGCTGGAGTTATTGAAGGTATGAAACAACGTTTTTCAGATAAAGAAGAAACGGTTATGGACAGACTTACTACAGAACGTTTTTGGACATATCCTTTAGACAATTGA